One stretch of Euphorbia lathyris chromosome 7, ddEupLath1.1, whole genome shotgun sequence DNA includes these proteins:
- the LOC136200609 gene encoding uncharacterized protein encodes MAYRRRQQTSTSNPTSFDDDEEEQHESPRTNSYSSSTSIAAKAIRASSAARRDSSLYSAYGFDHRSPSSPTANAASTSTAASTTSASSFSSKDQRLYEYTSMKPLNEPKQGFWGSLARKAKSVLDDDSSAQQFVSPGRTGDRMPQTSTEPKYQNPEPSQDNHQRTENRTIHKGLHAISSSLNYIGNAVEEGLSKVENRTADIIQGTRKHIRKKPNAADVQNQVNGRGNTWQQPHVQAHMQPQMQTDQELQLKASRDVAMAMAAKAKLLLRELKTVKADLAFAKERCAQLEEENKMLREHNERGDNPEDDDLIRLQLETLLSEKARLAHENSIYARENRFLREVVEYHQLTMQDVVYLDEGTEEVTEVYPIKVVSNTPPVVAPEASLGSNLRSPRDISLYPVPPPGILEHPQSSLSPTNTGTDTEKHSNPWG; translated from the exons ATGGCGTATAGGAGGCGGCAGCAAACCTCAACTTCAAATCCTACTTCTTTTGATGATGACGAAGAGGAACAACACGAATCACCAAGGACCAATTCTTAttcatcttcaacctccattgctGCTAAAGCTATTCGAGCATCTTCCGCCGCTCGCAGGGACTCTTCTCTCTATTCCGCTTATGGTTTTGACCATCGCTCTCCTTCCTCTCCTACTGCAAACGCTGCCTCCACCTCTACCGCTGCTTCTActacttctgcttcttctttttcctccAAG GATCAAAGGCTCTATGAATACACATCAATGAAACCTTTAAATGAACCCAAACAAGGGTTCTGGGGTTCTCTTGCCAGAAAAGCTAAATCTGTTCTTGATGATGATAGTTCTGCACAACAATTTGTTTCACCTGGAAGAACGGGGGACCGGATGCCTCAGACTTCAACTGAACCCAAG TACCAGAATCCAGAACCCTCTCAAGACAACCATCAAAGAACAGAAAATCGAACAATACACAAGGGATTACATGCTATCTCGTCTTCTTTGAATTATATTGGCAATGCTGTGGAG GAGGGTCTTTCCAAAGTGGAGAATCGAACTGCAGACATTATTCAAGGAACTCGTAAGCACATCAGAAAAAAGCCTAATGCTGCTGATGTGCAGAATCAGGTCAATGGTCGTGGTAACACATGGCAACAACCCCATGTACAGGCCCATATGCAACCACAAATGCAAACTGATCAAGAACTTCAACTGAAAGCATCTCGCGAC GTTGCAATGGCTATGGCTGCCAAAGCAAAACTACTTCTACGGGAGCTAAAAACCGTGAAAGCAGATTTGGCTTTTGCTAAGGAGCGGTGTGCTCAGCTGGAGGAAGAAAATAAAATGCTTAGAGAGCATAATGAAAGGGGGGATAACCCAGAAGATGATGATTTG ATACGGCTTCAATTGGAAACGCTGCTATCAGAAAAGGCTCGATTGGCACACGAAAACTCAATATATGCACGCGAGAATCGGTTCTTAAGGGAGGTTGTTGAATATCACCAACTGACAATGCAGGATGTTGTATACTTGGATGAAGGCACTGAAGAAGTCACTGAAGTTTATCCCATCAAGGTAGTCTCAAATACTCCGCCTGTAGTAGCTCCTGAAGCTTCCCTTGGTTCAAATTTGCGATCACCTCGGGACATCTCTCTTTATCCTGTGCCACCACCCGGGATTTTGGAGCATCCACAGAGTTCTTTGTCCCCGACTAATACTGGAACGGATACAGAAAAGCACTCAAATCCTTGGGGTTGA
- the LOC136235602 gene encoding uncharacterized protein, translating to MESCSSTSSSSPPPSPAASVSGGFTNSSTARRYGINISASNLIHSPLTTLLEFSGILGGGGGDGGGGGGGGGGGASLSLEREQLIPPRPSSSSSTRSNSGDQHQEVTIRIIGATESNTAAPTVEAVTPSSPLSDDQPGSSSSAGVVPETLDVDGASGITADASSLPPPSSSSSYQRYDIQNFARWVEQILPFSLLLLLVFIRQHIQGFCLALWVGAVLFKSNDILRKQTSLKGQRKNSILVAMTMVFILHVVSIYWWYRSDDLLHPLILFPPATIPHFWQAIFIIVVNDAMVRQVAMASKCILLMYYKNSRGCNYRKQGQILTIIEYFMLLYRALLPAPVWYRFFLNKEYGNFFSSLITGLYLTFKLTSVLGKVQLFFTAFRALSHKEMHYGSYATSEQVNAIGDMCAICQEKMHTPILLRCKHIFCEDCVSEWFERERTCPLCRALVKPADIRTYSDGSTSLFFQLF from the exons ATGGAGTCTTGttcttctacttcatcttcttctcctcctccttcgcCAGCCGCATCTGTTTCCGGCGGGTTTACTAATTCTTCGACGGCTAGAAGATACGGTATTAATATATCTGCCTCCAATTTGATACATTCTCCGCTCACGACGCTTTTGGAATTCTCCGGAATTctaggaggaggaggaggagatggtggtggtggtggtggaggaggaggaggaggcgcGTCCTTATCTCTTGAGAGGGAGCAATTGATTCCTCCTCGTCCTTCCTCATCGTCTTCTACGCGATCAAATTCAGGCGATCAACATCAGGAGGTGACTATTAGGATAATTGGAGCGACGGAATCGAATACTGCAGCTCCAACTGTGGAGGCCGTAACTCCGTCGTCGCCTCTTTCGGATGATCAACCTGGTAGCTCTAGCTCTGCAGGTGTTGTTCCGGAAACCCTAGATGTAGATGGGGCGTCCGGGATCACTGCCGACGCCTCTTCGCTACCTCCTCCTTCTTCGTCTTCCTCTTATCAGAGGTACGATATTCAGAATTTCGCTAGGTGGGTTGAGCAGATTCTTCCGTTCTCTTTGCTGCTTCTGCTTGTTTTCATTCGCCAGCATATACAAg GGTTTTGTTTGGCATTATGGGTTGGTGCAGTTCTGTTCAAATCAAACGATATTCTGCGGAAGCAGACATCTCTGAAG GGACAGAGAAAGAATTCTATTCTTGTGGCCATGACTATGGTGTTCATACTTCATGTGGTATCTATATATTGGTGGTACAGAAGTGATGACCTTCTACACCCCTTAATTTTATTTCCTCCAGCCACTATTCCTCATTTCTGGCAGGCTATATTTATCATTGTGGTGAATG ATGCTATGGTGCGGCAAGTGGCAATGGCTTCCAAATGTATACTTCTGATGTATTACAAGAACAGCAGAGGGTGCAATTACCGTAAACAG GGACAAATCCTGACTATTATCGAATATTTTATGTTATTGTATCGTGCTTTGCTGCCAGCACCTGTTTGGTATAGGTTCTTCTTAAACAAAGAGTATGGGAACTTTTTTTCTTCATTAATTACAGGACTGTATCTAACCTTCAAACTGACATCGGTCCTTGGAAAG GTTCAATTGTTCTTCACTGCATTTAGGGCTCTATCGCATAAAGAAATGCACTATGGTTCTTATGCCACATCGGAGCAG GTCAATGCAATTGGAGACATGTGTGCCATTTGCCAGGAGAAGATGCACACACCCATTTTGCTGCGCTGTAAACACATATTTTGCGAAGATTGTGTATCAGAATG GTTTGAGCGAGAAAGGACATGTCCACTGTGCAGGGCGTTAGTAAAACCAGCAGATATCAGAACATACAGTGATGGTTCAACTAGTTTGTTTTTCCAGTTATTCTGA